The Candidatus Bathyarchaeia archaeon genome includes the window AACAACTAGATCTTAGACTCAACACCATCAAGCTGAGAATGTTCGACAAGCCTCGACAACAAAGAATCGATCATGAAGCAACATACAAGGGAACTATTGCAGGACTAATCGACGAAAACGGAGCCCTGCTCTCGATAGGGAGGATTGTACGAATCCTCAACGGCTCTGTGCGTATGACAGCCAGGGCTGAGGAGCGGCCAAGAGTCGTTGAGCTTGGAGCTGTTATTTTGTCTCCAAGATTCGAGGAGGTTGGGTACGAGCCCTAGATCGAGTAGGCGTCAGGAATCGAGTACACGTAGATCGTATGCTCGTTGTAGTTCTCTTTCCTCGAGGGCTTCCAACCGTTTATCATGAAATCATGGCTCACAATCCTCGAGCCAGGTCGTGCCTCGGATCTCAGCTTAGGTTTCAACCGTTCGTTAGCATAGGTGGTAAGATACAGAGTGATCAGGGTTGCGTCTTTCAGATCTGCCTGAAACAGGTCCTTGTTGAAGATCCTCACCCTCTCGACCAGGTTCAGCTTATCAACTTCGCCAGACGCCTGTTTGAACAGGTCCTCCCTGATCTCATAACCGACTGCGGATTTGATACCGAAATCCTTGACGGCTGTAGTCAGAATGCGACCGTCGCCGCATCCAAGGTCACAGAGAACGTCGTCCTTGCTTGCTCTAGCGACTTCCAGCATCTTCTTGACCACATCGTGTGGCGATGATACAAATGGTGCGCAACTCATTATTTTCACTATCTGGTCCGATGTGAAGTGCAAGCGGGATTCAAGCTATTTTAACTCTCCCCCCGAAAAACGGGCTATTTTCGTCCGCAGATGAATTGCAATCCTACTTCTCGCAACATGTGATGCTGTCGTGAATGATTCCTTCAACAGGTCCGTTTCAGATACAGAATGCTCATTACACATGATGAAGGTGAAGACTGCAGAGACGAGTTAGGCGTGCCGAGAAGAAAAGAACGGCTCACAATCAAGCCCTCAGCAGACAAGTTCGAAGGGACTGTTCAGATCAGGCAACGGCATGACCCACAAGAGCTCAAGATCTACATCAAACAATTATCGAAAGCTTTGAAGTTCCTGCCACTTGGAAGCCGAGCCTACTACGCTGTTACTGGAGAACTCCTCAGAGCAAGTACCCAGCTGAAAGGCCTATTCCCATCTGGTTCTACGGTGAAAGGCGAGCATTAGCTTACGCTGCTTGAAAGATGATCAAACACGCGATGTTCGAGCCCACAACCTTGTCCTAAGAGAGCTTTCGAAATAACTATAAGCCACAGAGCCCGCGAGAGCCAGAAAGCGTTCCTTCATGGCTTCTCAAACGCTCGGTGACACTAGGATACACGAGCTCGCACAAGTCGAACTAAAGGAACCGGTCCTGATCCAAGGCCTCCCCGGTCTCGGCTATGTGGGAAAGGTCGCGGTCGACTATTTCATCGAAAAACTCAAACCTCGGAAAATTGCTGAGCTGTACTCGAGCTACCTCCTCTTCCCCGACGGCAATCTCGGCATCAACATCTCGGAAGACGGGACGTACTCTCTTCCACGATACGAATTCTACGGTTACGGTGAGCAAAATCCTAACGTAATTCTTCTCACTGGTGACGCTCAGCCAAGCGTAACGGGTCAGTATGAGGTCGCAAGCATCGTTCTAGATTTCGCGCAACGATTCGGGTCCAACGCAGTTTATACCATGGGTGGATACGGCACCCGTTCCGGAAATGATGTCGGAGCTGTCTATGCTGTCGTTGGAGAGGCCACGCTAGGTGAACGGTTGAGAAAAATGGGAGCAAAACTTGCGAAAGGAGGCGCGGTCACGGGAGCTGCTGGAGTAATACTTGGTATTGGTCGACAACGTGGCCTGCAGTGCGCAGGCCTGCTGGGTGCAACGACAGGTGCCTATCCGGATCTGGAAGCAGCTAGAGCTGTCATCCAAATGTTGACCGGTCTAGTGAGTATTCCAGTGGACTTGAAAGAGTTGGATACCGAGATTGAGGACATGCGCAAAAAGATGGAACGCTTCAGACACGCGGAAGTTGAAGAATCCAAGGAGGGCGAAGAGAGGCCTGAGGAAGGAAAGGATCGATACATTACCTAGCCGAGAAATTCTGTCTCCCTCACATACAAGTTATCGATGCTTCTCTGTTCCCTTCGCTCTTATAGCAAGAGAATTACCGAGGAGTGAGTTGAGAGAAAATTGCTCGAAGCAAGTTTGGAACTGAACGGCGCAGTCCACAAGGTGAGCCTCCTTCCGGTAGAAAACGCGGTCCTCGCCTTTTTCTACGAAGACAAAATCAAAATCGGCACTTTGGCCGTTTCGACCCCAGGATTGCGCGAGGGAGGACCAGGGACCTCATCTGTTCTTCTTGGCGGGAAATACCTGATCGTTGCAAGAGCCCTATCTGAGAGGGTCGCTGCAGTCTACAACAAGATGAGCATAATATCGATAAACACTAAACTTTCGGAAGGCGAGGCACTCCGTCTCTACGCGAGCCTCTTTGACAAGGCTCGGTCTGGACCAGGTGCCGACTCAGGTTCTCCTAAAGATTGAAGAGGAAACCTACTGCGATCGTGATTACTGCAGCAGCGAAGGTAATCGCTGCCACAGTATCATCCAGTCTCTCAACGCTCATCGAATCGTCATCCTGCGGGTTATCATTGAGAGAATGGTCTGCACAGTAGTCGAGTACGTCGGCTTGTTATCGGACATTTTTTCTCACTGAGACAGAGTTGAGGTCTAGGCTGGCGTTATCCTCTCCGTAACAACGCGACCTCCTCGTTTCCTTCCGCGATTCTTTAATAGGAAAGAAAGGATTTTGACGTGTTGCCTGTCGCGTGCTCTCTCGACTAGAGTGTTGGCTCTAGAGTTGGTGGGAGCTAGCGCCAATTATTCAGTTTCGATGTGGTAGGATCCTTGCCCTCGACACCGTTGAGCCCATTTATCCACTCTGGTACTATTACTGCCCTGATCAATTCTTGGATGGTAATTCCTCGTCGTTTCGCGATCTTTTCTAGCTCGCGATAAATTATGTCGTCAAGCGTTTGCATGAACTTAGGCAGTCTAGACACCACGGTTTCTCGGGATATCAAAGTCATTTCAGGGGTTGAAATAAAGTGCTGGTGTAACTTGTAGAATTCCAACGAAGTGACAGGATCGAGGCGTTGGACGAATTAGAATTAGTCGATCCGTTTCGATGTAGCTGTTGTTCCGAGAATCTGGCTCGCCGCAGATTCGACTCTCGATCGGTATGATTCCCTAGTGTAGACCCTCACTAGGTTCATGAACGTGTGGAGAACGCCAGCAATCTTGGAAACGTCCGTTAGAGGAACGATCTGTTTCTTTCCATTAGGAGCCCGCATAAACACGGGTACATCCATGGAGCTTAAGTCCACAGTATTGTGGTAGGGAACTGATGGTAGGCTGGGTGCGTCGATGATCACATCCTCCGGTGAAATCCTCGCCTTCTTGGCAATCTGTTGCTCGATTTCCCCGCGAATGTGCTCGTTTGATACTCTATCAGTCACCAGCTCCTTGCGGGAAAACAGTGTGCGTTCGTATGCACATTTTAGGAGCCGCCTAGCCTCGAGGTCCTGCATTATCTTCCTAGACTTCTTACACTCCTTCAGTGCGGTCCATACTTTGTAATCATCGAGTCTGAGGAAATCCTCAGGTTCATCAAAGTCTAGCAAATGGAGCTCATCTCTTGCAGCTTCCAAGGCCTTCACCATCATGATCTGAACTGCCCTGGAAGCCTTGTGGAAGTATATTGTTCGAAAGGATTCGAACCGTGCAAGGAGGAAGCTCTCAAGCGTTGCAACTGCTGATCCATCAATTGAAAGGGTCTTGTCAATGATGTCCATCGCGTACAGCAGGCGGTGAACGTCTATTGAGCCGTATCCTGCGCCTGTGTGGAAGGAGTCTCTGACAACGTAATCCATCTTGTCGACATCGACGTCGCTGCTGACTATCTGGTCCAAGTACGGATACGTTCTATTCGCTAAGTTTCCAACCGCGAGTTTACCTAGGGTCCTGGCATTGAGGCCAGCCGCCTCAAGTCTTTCGGAGATCTCGGTCTCGTTCACAAGCCATGGAACAAAGTCCTCGTGATTCTTTCCAAGGTATTTTGTCAGGAGGGGCTCAAAGACGTGTGAAAATGGGCCGTGTCCAACGTCATGAAGAAGTGCGGCCAAGCGAAGCTGTTCCTGTAGTTGTCGGGGGAGGTCGATAGGTAACGCCTCTGCGAGAGATCCGGCTAGATGCATTGCGCCGATTACATGTTCGAACCGAGTGTGGTTTGCTGCAGGATAGACAAATTCTGACCCGGCAAGTTGGCGAATGCGCTTGAGCCTCTGAACGGGCTCCGTGTCGATTACCGATCTCTCTGTCTGGCTGATTCTGACATAGCCGTGAATAGGGTCTTTGATGAATCCTCCAGACTTCTGGGTCAATTTTCTCCGCCTTGTTTTGGGCGACTCTACTTAGTTAACTTCTCATTTAATTGGGAAGTCTCTTTTTATCCAGGCTATCTGTTATTCTTAGAAATTACGGGCTTGGCTTGCATGGTTCAAGATAAGATCCTCTGCTTCATGTGCTCAGTGAAGGGTATCGAGAGGACATTCGCAACCTATTACGAATTGCAGGACCATCTCTACAAGGATCATGACATGACCAAAGACCAAGCCATGGAGATTTTCACGAGGTCCAAATTGTTAACTTCCAAGGCTGCGAGTGTTCAGGAACCGCGAAAGTAGTTACGAATTGGCAGAGTCGTCCTTGACATCAGTTAGACGACTTGCCTTTTCTTCCCAAGAGGGATTTGAGTTGGAGCATCGATTAGATCGGGGGCCTATCTAGAAGCCGAGGAATTGGACTATGTATAAGACCAGTGCGCCGACAAATATGATGAGAACGACGCTGGTTATGAATGTCAGCATGCTCTGCTGAGTGTTAATGCGCGCGGCGTTCTTTACTGCGAATACGTTTGCGATACCAATCCAAATGGTACCTGCGGCGCGAACAATTTCTGAAATTGTGGGGATTGGAGTGGCCATGAGAATGAACAAGACGCCTGGTGACCAAGAAAAGAAGAAAGGGCGAGCGAGCTCCCAGTAGCCAATCGATCCTCGGAAGAGTTTCCTGACGACTAAGTAGGTGGTTCCTGACCAGATCAAAGCAATGATGATGGCTGAGAGCACATCGATCGCGGTTACTGTAAGTATGTCGAAGAGGGACGTCCCGGCGACAAGGAATCCAAAAAGACCCAAGCCAGCGCCGTAGCATAGCCCGATTATCGCAGGGAGAGAAATGGACTGAAGAGTCGCGGTTGGATCATCTCGTAGTTCTCTGGATATGTCCGCGTCAAATATTGCGGCTTTGAGCACCCGGAGTGCTAACTTTTTGACGCTGAGATCCTGTCTACTAGAGAAGTGCCAGATCAACGTGTTCAGTTTTTCCTTCGTCTCTATCGGTCCCGGCGCTTATCAACTAACGGGAAGATTTGTCGATTTTCTCCCGCATCGTGTAAGGTTGAACCTCTTGGAATGTACGGGTAATCTCTAAACAACTATGGATCCTCCAAAGTCTTGACTTCGGTTCGGCTAGACCGTCATTTGGATGAAGGCGAGGACTAACAGGCCTACAACTGAGGTTAATAGCGCCCGTTGCGTGTTGAAACCCATCGCGTTCTTGAGGGCGACGAACTCCGCTGACACAATCCAGGCCGAGGCGATAACTGCCGTAGTTACAATGATCGGCGAGAATGGTATGGCGATCAAGATAAACAGGGTGCCTGGGGCAGTAGAGAAGAATAGAGGTCTGGCTAATTGCCAATAGCCGGTTTTGCCCTGGAAAAGTTTTGCTCCGACGAGGAAGACCGTCGCGGACCATATGAACACCGCGAAGTCGGTAAAGATCATGTTGGCTATGGTTCCTGATATGAGCTGGTTGGGTGATAGGCTGCGTGTTTGGAGTCCCGTGAAAATGCTGTATCCGAGTCCGTAGGACAGGCCCACTAGGAGCAGTACGGCGACTGCCTGCCCGGTTGCGGTCTTGTCTTCTTTGAGCTCATGAATGGTCTCGGTGTCAAACTTTGCAGTGCGCAGTATTCGGGATATGAGTTGTTGGATCTTGTGTCTTGTTATGGTGTGCTCGTGTTCCTCGGGCATGTTTCGGTCCAAGTTGTTTTGTATTGTTCGAGCGAGCCTTATCAACTAATAGTAGGAAAATACGATCAATTATGGTGACAAATATTTGTCTCGGCTTGCATCTACGCTGAAGGAAAAGGCAGCAGGCAAACACGCGTTCAAGGTTGTTGCGATGCCGGACTTCTATCTCGACTACATCCTCACCTTTGCCGGCGAGCTTGACGAGATGGCTAAAGCAATGGTTGATGTTGCGGCCAGAGGAGGTGGAAACCTGCTTGGCTGGAAGCACTTGGTTGGTAGAGGCGGAAATGCTTCCAACTTTTCGGCCCAGCTCGCCAAGCTAGGCGTAAACGTGGTTCCTGTGATCGAGACAGACGAGTTTGGCGGTATGGCTCTCGCTCAATTTCTGAAGAGCGCCGATCTGTCTCATGTCAGAACTACTGGATCTCTCTCTAGCACTCTCGCTTTTGAGGCTCAGCATTCGGGGAGACAGGTCAACATCATGGCAAGCGATCCCGGATCGTTATCGAAGTTCGGCCCTGAGAAACTGGCCGAAAAGGACCGGGAGCTGATACGCGAAGCTGATTTTGTATGTGTTTTCAACTGGAACCAGAACTTGAAGGGGACTGAGTTGGCTGAGGAGGTGTTTCAGACCGTGAAGAATGAGGGAAAAGGGGTAACTTTCTTTGACCCTGGAGATCCCACTTCGAGGGCAAGCGAGATTCCGAGGCTCAACGATCGGGTTCTCTCCAAGGGGCTCGTTGACGTTCTTAGCGTTAACGAGAATGAGCTCACCCAACTGGCCGCTGCTGTCCGCGAGGAGACGGGAGGGTTTGAAGGGGATGAGGAGAATCCATTATTCAAGGCCGCCGGTGTCTTCAGCATGCTTGGAAGTAGGGTTGATCTTCACACTCCGGTCTTCTCCGCGACTTTCATTGACGGCCAGAGAGAACGAGTCCTCTGTGCCAGCACACCTCCGCTCAAGGTCACGGGGGCTGGAGATGCGTGGAACGCGGGTGACGTTTTTGCGCAGGGCATAGGCCTTGGTCACACGGAACGATTGTCCTTCGCGAATGCAACCGCTGCCGCATACATGAGAAAACCTGATCTCGATCCTTGCCCATTGGATGAGATTCTCGAGCGAGTCGGAGAGATAGAGAAACTCAACATTCGCGAGTAAATTTCGAATCGTGAAACTCATTTCTATGGACTGGTGATGCCGTGCGTTCGGTTCACCATTCTTAAATTGGCTCGCGATGGGTCAAGCGTGAAGGCCAGGGTAGGCATTGAGCGGAGCAAGATTCTATCGCAAAAACATGGGTCGGGAATAGAAAGGTAGTCTCTCTAGTTGCGCAAGATTGCTGAGGGGGTTTACAGGGTTCCTGCTCGAGCGGCCAACACCTACCTTGTTGAGGCTCCAAAAGGTCTCGTGTTAGTGGACAGCGGTCTGCCCGGGAGCGAGAAGGGAATTCTCAAGGCCGTCGCAAAACTCGGAAGGAAACCTTCGGACCTGAAGCTTGTACTGTTGACTCATCGGCACCTGGACCATATCGGGAGTGCGGCTGCTTTGAAAAAACAGACAGGAGCGAAGCTGGCTTCTCATCCCTTTGAGAAGCCATACGCGGCTGGGACTCTCGTGATAACGGCTCCGAGTGCTTGGAGCTTCTATGGAAGAATGGTGAGAAGGCTTACAACGCTTGAATATTGGTCGTTGAAGCTTTTTCGGATTATCAAGTTTCATACGACTAAGGTGGATCTCGCTGCGGACGAAGAATTTGTGTTGGAAGAAGTGGGTTTGGATGGGTCTGTGATCTGGACGCCTGGACATACGAAGGGGTCGGTTACGCTGTTTCTTAACCAGCCAAGTGTAGCCATTGTCGGGGATCTCGTTAGAGCTCGTCGTGGCCGGCTTGTGGAGCCGTTGTTAATGGAGAGTATTCCTCAGACCGGGGCGAGCATTAGACGGGTCTTGGATCTGGGTCCAGAGATTATCTGTCCGGGGCATGGCAAGCCGCTTCCGGCGTCCAAGGTCAAGGTCAAAGCGCGTGCGGTAAAGCCTGTGGCCGTAGCGAAGAAAAAGGAAGAGGAGGAAGACTTGGAGGAGCTAGCGTCTGGCCTTTTCTAGCCGCTTCTCGACATCGTCCCAGCTGACAACGGTCAGCCGAGCATGAATGTAGTTCGCCAGTCGTTCTTCTTTAGGTCACCCAGGCGTATAATTCTGATAGATCGAGTCGAATAGTTTCGTCGACCAGTGCGAGAAAAGACGATCTCAAGCAAATGGGTCCATTCTGTAACAGGGACATGCAGAAGTCAGCGGTCTTCAGCATTCGTGCTCGAAAGAAGAAAATTCAAGGTCAGGTAACACGAGCTCTTCGTTGCGGAGAGGACCGAGCTTGGTTGGCGGGAATCATAGAGGGCGAGGGGTCAGTTCTCTGGGCAAGTTACGGGAATGACGAGTGGCGTGCGAAGATTAGCATCATAATGAATGATCGAGCGGTGATTGCATATGCGGCGAGACTGATGGAAGCAACTCCTTTCTACGACAAGAAGAGGAAACGTTGGCATACTTACGCGGAAGGATTCCGAGCAGTCCAAGTAGCCAAACTAACTGGTCCTCACATGCACGGTCAGAAGAAGGAGCTAGCACTCGCTTTGGTTACCGCGGGACACGTTTTCAGGGGACGAGAGCCGCCGTGGCACTTCAGATTGGCCTATGACAATGACCTTCAGAAGAATGTTAGAACTCTGGAAATGTCTCCGGCTTCTAGAATTGAAGTTGCAGAATCTCTGGCGCCTTGAAGAGGACAAAAATGAAAAAGGGTTCGAGTTTGGGGGGGCGCGCGTCTATCGTCTGGCTTTTTCAAGACGCTTTTCGACGTCGTCCCAATTGACGACGTTCCACCAAGCGTCGACATATGCGGCTCTATCATTTCGGTATTGCAAGTAGTATGCGTGTTCCCAGACGTCGAGGACGAGTATTGGGACTACTCCTTGTACCGTTAGGTCGTTGTGTTTCTCGGCCTGGAGCGTGATCAATTGCTGGGTCCACGGTTCGTATGCTAGGACAGCCCAGCCGCTTCCTTCAACCTGTTTGGCGGCGGTGCCGAATTGTTCTTTGAACGATTCCCACTTGCCAAAGTCAGTGTTGATCTGGTCTGCTATCTTGCCGCCTGGTTTTCCTCCAGCGTTCGATTTCATGTTGGGCCAGAAAGTGCTATGCATTGTGTGGCCTGAACCGTGGAAGGCGAGGTCTCGCTCGATTGCTTTGATGTCGACGCCGGCGAACCCGGTCTCGCGCGCCTTCTGCAGCTTGTCCAGGGCGGCGTTTGCGCCGTTTACATAAGCGAGATGGTGTTTGTCATGATGTAACCGCATGATCTCCTCGCTTATTGTCGGGACGAGGGCGTTGTACGCGTAAGGAAGGTCAGGTAGCTTGTACCGATGATGTGGCATGAGGTCTCGGCTGTTGCTTTGTTGATAAAACTATGCTCAAAACTGCGCGTGGAACTCTCAACCATCAACCACTCTTGCGGTGCGAGGGTCGGTCGCTAAGACCCCCTATTTTCCAGAAACCATTTCCCGTCTGGTGCTTATAACAGCCGAGACAGGCGATTCAGGGCGCAATTGTGGGCTCGGATGGACTTGAAAGAAGCGGACAATTCCGAACGAATTTCAGGATAGTAAGGTGTCTCTTTCCAGAATCGAGATTCGGGCTTGAAATGGGCGAGTTTTTATTCTAACAGGTCCAGACTCAGCTTCTAAAGGATCCTGAATTCGTATTGACCATCCCCATGGAAGGAACCGAATACCCTGACCACTTCACCGAATTCCTAGCGTTCTTATGCCAAAAATACCGTGTGGATAGGAGCCGATTATTGATAGAGTACAGTCACAGACCGCCTCCCCCCATCAAAGGCACTAGAGCAGGCTACTACGAGGGACTACTCTCTTTCCGCGAAAAGAATAGTCGTACCGAGTTTCTGATCACGGTCTTCGAGCTCTCACGCGAGCCTCTCGTGACCTTGGCACACGAGTTCGCCCACCTCGTCAAGAATCTGATGTCTGGAAACATCGACAAGCATATGCGTCCGCCAGACGACGAGACTGAAGGATTACTTGACCGTCAGGCAATTGCAGACCTAACAGAGTTCCAAGCACTCGATCGTTCTATTGCGGGGTCAGAGAGATAGCTCTCAGTATTTTGCATCTCGCACTTCTTGGAAGATGAGATATGCGCCTGCGGTCACGATTATCATGAGAATCCCGTAAAGTTGTAGCGTGGGACCGATCTGTAGAGTGGTTGCGACACCGCCGGTTGTGACCGCGGCAATTGGGGTCGCAACGGTTACCAGCGCTCCGAGGGAGGTGAAGACACGTCCCAGCAAGTTGCCGGGAACCTTCGCTTGGATGAGCACTTGCAGTGGGAGATTTGCAAAGGCTAGAGAAACGCCGATTACAAGCATGAGCATGATGCTATACGATGCTACTGTGGTGAACCCGATGACAGACACGGAGCTTCCCGTTCCCAAGACGCCGAGGAACAACAGTTTTCCGACATACTTTCTCGCCTCTATCTTGCCGATCACGATGGAGCCGAGCACTGTTCCGAGCGACAGTGCGGCTAGCATTGCACCATAAATTCCAGAGTTGCCGTGGACAGTTATCTTTGCGTAGGGTGCTATGAGAGCTTGGATTCCTCCGCCGAAAAAGTTTAGGACTAAGGCCAGAGCGATGATCTCCAACAAGAGACGACTGGTCCGTATGAAACGTAGTCCTTGGAGAAACTTGTCCATGAACGAAGAAGGATTCTCGCCGTCGATGGACGCCGAAGATGTGACGGAAGGAACATCGAGAACCGATCGAGCGATCAAGAACACGCTAGCAGAAGCGAATACGAAAGTGAAGCTATCGTAATAGATCGGGAGCTCTATTCCCAAAAATAGGACCAGCAACCCCCCTATCCCGAATCCAGCAATCTGGTTCAGAGATGAGCTGATCGTGAAAAGACTGTTTGCTGCTGCAAGATCCTCCTTAGCCATAAGCCCCGGGATGATCGCCGTGACAGCGGGTCTGACAAACTGAGCGCCAGCGTTCAAGAGAAACAGTAGTACGAGTAGAATCGGGAAGGTGAGAGCCTCCAATGTATAGAGAACTGCGATAGCTGCGACTGTTGTGGCCTGGAAAATATTGCTGAGGAGAATGATGTCTCGACGGTTGAACTTGTCCACGTAGACCCCTGCGAGAGGGCCGATCACAACTGGAGGGAGGAGAATGGTCGCAGTTGTCAACCCTACTTTGAAAATGTCCCCTGTCAGTTGCAGGACCAGCCAGAGCGCTACAATGTCGAAGATGTAGTCTCCTGACTGCGAAACCATTTGACCGATCCAGAGAAGACTGAAGGATCTGTTGGAGAACACCCGACGGAAGCTAGGTTTCCGCTGCTCTATCTGATCGAGGGTCACGTATAAACTCCCTTGATACGTAACAATTAAATTGACGCGTATTTGAGCCTTCTGGTAATGTCAAAGAGAGATATCTACAACGTACTCCTAAACACGCTCCAGAATCCCACAAAGCTCGGCATTCTAATGCTTCTCACTCACCAAGACAAAATGACTGTGACTCAGATGTCAAAGCTCGTAAGGGTCAGCAAAGCAAACCTCTACCACTTCGTAAGTCAAATGGTAAGGGACGGTATTCTCGCCAAGCCCGAGGCCCTCGTCAAGAAGAACTATGTTGAGAAGTACTACCGCCTGGACGAAAAGTTCTTCGAAGCCTTAGACCCCTCTGAACAGAGGAAAAGGCTCAAGGCCGCGAGACCTGAAGAACTCAAGACCATTCTCCAGTCGACCCTCGTTTCAATAGGATTGGATTTTCGCCTCATGGCCGAAGAGATCGCCAGCGCAGACGAAAAGACATTGAAACAAATCGCCAACGCGGTCGCTGAAGAACGAATCACCCTTTCCTACTCAATTCTGTCAGACAAAGCCTACAATCACGCTCTGGCAGAACTCAAACGAATCAACAAAACCATAACCGAAGTAGAGAGACACGATAAGCCATCCTTGCAAGGAAACAGACTGATACTCGTCAGCCTACCCCGCCTCGGAACCTAGAATCCTAAGCAGAAAAATGAGCCCACTCTTTTCAAGGGAGCCTTTTTTACGAAACAAGCCTCTAGCCGCGAGGGAATTTGGTTCTCTCCACGACAATAGGCGTCATAGTTATCGGAGTCTTCATCGGCACCTACATTCTCATCCTCTCGGATCGCTTCCACAAGCCCTCTGCAGCCGTTCTAGGCGCAACGTTGATGGTGGGAACCGGCGTTCTCACGGAATCGGATCTAGCTTCAGCAATCAACTGGCAGGCGCTCGGAGTATTGCTGGGAATGTTCATCATCGCCTCATCACTCCGCGAAGCAGGATTCTTCGAATGGGTGGGACTACACCTTGCAAGATCGGTCGATGCTCATCCCCTCCGCATGTACGTCCTTCTCCCACTCATGACCGCCGGAATGGCCTCCCTCCTTGATATCGTGACGGTCGCACTCTTCATCGTGCCTCTGACGGTAGAAGTGTTTGAAGGCCTGGAGATCGACCCGGTTCCATTCGTCATTGCAGAGGTTCTCGCCGCAAACATAGGCGGCCTGGCTACCATGGTAGGAGACCCAACAAACGTGATAATCGGCTCTTCTCTCGGATTGACCTTCAACCAGTTTCTACAGAACACAGCACCGATAGCTCTTGCCGCAATTGCGGTGAACGGCGCGTTACTCTATCTAAAAAATCGGAATTTTCTCCATCGGGACGCGATGAGACGTCATCGGCAGAGACCCGTTCTCGATCTGCGGAGCCCCTCAGAAGCTGTGAAGGACCGTGGACTGTTGCGGGTTAGTCTCGTATCCCTATTGCTCGCAGTTAGCTTTCTTGTCGTCCACAGTTTTCTCGGGGTCTCAGCCGCTCTCGCAACTCTTCTCCCCGCATTTCTCATACTGGTCTACGAATCGTCCCGGTCGAACGAGGTTCAGCACGTCCTCGCTCGAATAGACTGGCAGATTTTCTTCTTTTTCGGAGGCTTGTTCATTCTCGTAGCCGCCCTCGGAAAAACAGGAGTCCTCTCAATGCTAGGGAGCGAGATGATACAGATCTCTGGAGGAAACGTCGCGTTGGCAGTGACCTTGGTTCTCTGGGTAACCGCGCTGATCTCACAGGTTGTAGACAACGTGCCATTGGCCACGGTTTTCATACCGGTCATTGCGGTTATGGCTAACACTCCCGGCGTGCCCATCGCGCCACTTGCCTGGGCGCTCGCTGTGGGCACTGGGATAGGAGGAATGGCTACGCCTGTGGGTACGGCTTCCAACATTGTCGCGTTGAACATTCTAAACAAGCCTAAACAAAGGTTGAGTTTCGCCCGGTTCGCGAAGAGATCCATTCCGTTGACAATAATCGATCTAGCTATCGCGAATCTGATTCTTCTGCTGCGTCTCTAAGGCAGAGGTTGGGGAGCCTCGGTGTCAGATTGATAGATACAGCATTCTTTTCTAGCCCGTCCGGGCTGAATTGTCAAGGTCGCTTAGATACCCTCTCTCTTTCCAGTGGAGAATGATTGTTATGAACCAAGTGATTCGTCGCGTCAAAGGCTTCTTCCAGCTGGGCGAGAGGGACGCTTTCACCCGGATCGATGAGCTCGCTAGCCTCGGCGAGGAGTCGCTTCATCTTCTAATCAAGATACTTACTAACTCT containing:
- a CDS encoding class I SAM-dependent methyltransferase, with translation MSCAPFVSSPHDVVKKMLEVARASKDDVLCDLGCGDGRILTTAVKDFGIKSAVGYEIREDLFKQASGEVDKLNLVERVRIFNKDLFQADLKDATLITLYLTTYANERLKPKLRSEARPGSRIVSHDFMINGWKPSRKENYNEHTIYVYSIPDAYSI
- a CDS encoding PAC2 family protein is translated as MASQTLGDTRIHELAQVELKEPVLIQGLPGLGYVGKVAVDYFIEKLKPRKIAELYSSYLLFPDGNLGINISEDGTYSLPRYEFYGYGEQNPNVILLTGDAQPSVTGQYEVASIVLDFAQRFGSNAVYTMGGYGTRSGNDVGAVYAVVGEATLGERLRKMGAKLAKGGAVTGAAGVILGIGRQRGLQCAGLLGATTGAYPDLEAARAVIQMLTGLVSIPVDLKELDTEIEDMRKKMERFRHAEVEESKEGEERPEEGKDRYIT
- a CDS encoding HD domain-containing protein — translated: MTQKSGGFIKDPIHGYVRISQTERSVIDTEPVQRLKRIRQLAGSEFVYPAANHTRFEHVIGAMHLAGSLAEALPIDLPRQLQEQLRLAALLHDVGHGPFSHVFEPLLTKYLGKNHEDFVPWLVNETEISERLEAAGLNARTLGKLAVGNLANRTYPYLDQIVSSDVDVDKMDYVVRDSFHTGAGYGSIDVHRLLYAMDIIDKTLSIDGSAVATLESFLLARFESFRTIYFHKASRAVQIMMVKALEAARDELHLLDFDEPEDFLRLDDYKVWTALKECKKSRKIMQDLEARRLLKCAYERTLFSRKELVTDRVSNEHIRGEIEQQIAKKARISPEDVIIDAPSLPSVPYHNTVDLSSMDVPVFMRAPNGKKQIVPLTDVSKIAGVLHTFMNLVRVYTRESYRSRVESAASQILGTTATSKRID
- a CDS encoding Yip1 family protein; its protein translation is MPEEHEHTITRHKIQQLISRILRTAKFDTETIHELKEDKTATGQAVAVLLLVGLSYGLGYSIFTGLQTRSLSPNQLISGTIANMIFTDFAVFIWSATVFLVGAKLFQGKTGYWQLARPLFFSTAPGTLFILIAIPFSPIIVTTAVIASAWIVSAEFVALKNAMGFNTQRALLTSVVGLLVLAFIQMTV
- a CDS encoding PfkB family carbohydrate kinase, with the translated sequence MSRLASTLKEKAAGKHAFKVVAMPDFYLDYILTFAGELDEMAKAMVDVAARGGGNLLGWKHLVGRGGNASNFSAQLAKLGVNVVPVIETDEFGGMALAQFLKSADLSHVRTTGSLSSTLAFEAQHSGRQVNIMASDPGSLSKFGPEKLAEKDRELIREADFVCVFNWNQNLKGTELAEEVFQTVKNEGKGVTFFDPGDPTSRASEIPRLNDRVLSKGLVDVLSVNENELTQLAAAVREETGGFEGDEENPLFKAAGVFSMLGSRVDLHTPVFSATFIDGQRERVLCASTPPLKVTGAGDAWNAGDVFAQGIGLGHTERLSFANATAAAYMRKPDLDPCPLDEILERVGEIEKLNIRE
- a CDS encoding MBL fold metallo-hydrolase produces the protein MRKIAEGVYRVPARAANTYLVEAPKGLVLVDSGLPGSEKGILKAVAKLGRKPSDLKLVLLTHRHLDHIGSAAALKKQTGAKLASHPFEKPYAAGTLVITAPSAWSFYGRMVRRLTTLEYWSLKLFRIIKFHTTKVDLAADEEFVLEEVGLDGSVIWTPGHTKGSVTLFLNQPSVAIVGDLVRARRGRLVEPLLMESIPQTGASIRRVLDLGPEIICPGHGKPLPASKVKVKARAVKPVAVAKKKEEEEDLEELASGLF
- a CDS encoding superoxide dismutase translates to MPHHRYKLPDLPYAYNALVPTISEEIMRLHHDKHHLAYVNGANAALDKLQKARETGFAGVDIKAIERDLAFHGSGHTMHSTFWPNMKSNAGGKPGGKIADQINTDFGKWESFKEQFGTAAKQVEGSGWAVLAYEPWTQQLITLQAEKHNDLTVQGVVPILVLDVWEHAYYLQYRNDRAAYVDAWWNVVNWDDVEKRLEKARR